One Dermacentor silvarum isolate Dsil-2018 chromosome 10, BIME_Dsil_1.4, whole genome shotgun sequence genomic window carries:
- the LOC119431318 gene encoding claspin: MATLPSSSVTSTDPPLDDLPAVLTTLNGVEDQKCAEEPVMTAATPSEEQPAETSLSSNSVERLEMQHLSARRRRNLEAIAAGIVPRLSKEPVIVLADDNGDQPEGVDHLLKRLVKHAKVEDSKKKKESIKTRAIVVPGVIEECSISEKQVSQRSLLKEKLLSKVRQQRNRSREQRYLQHCLDNEELPPDAVQPDDAPKSPLALADEFEEEDNSFSDDNDTSSGGEEEDDKNSDDEDVVLKHKKRASRINPLSDDEDQEDAEETEKASAGNVEDEDDDSIGELHLEMPAFLDTEDNIDQPATGDENCTESFLDASQLANSDKNAQTPLIRKSSAVRSFQSDEMELFSPLTGLPRTQSKTNTPQQGNASASSSFQESPVSSTLSRPRSLAFSPLTGTAGALTACRSLRRQLSEDYTKPWEGSTPAPVNPSQDMDELVGLCSGSFGARAQADEIDEDEEDYDVPEASPGEPNEEDVGNDSEVEDIPAAREQPALKLQDFFEDEAELSGSDVGSDGEDEDDDEGVLADLIATENEKEDTDKIREEIGRFHFKQLLDEDKRELKIYQELLLEDGDLHSDGAGRQRQFRWRNSATDELDQRPGSEGEEEAQVETEQEADATWRLQRLERRRWLQEQESTESPDTPDSASFSEQDSLLRAPTAIAKQDVKFSNKPAAKKGAMCGSFLKLDSGVLGRIAERIKGAAPTEVEGSVTTKNFVFRAAEQKPQKKRPSTSQPSQESKKPKLVELSEQRELKISVFNFM; this comes from the exons ATGGCCACACTTCCAAGTTCAAG TGTCACTAGCACAGACCCACCGCTTGATGACTTGCCGGCTGTTCTTACTACACTCAATGGCGTGGAGGATCAGAAATGTGCTGAGGAACCCGTGATGACAGCGGCAACGCCCTCCGAAGAACAGCCGGCTGAGACCAGCCTTTCGTCGAATAGTGTTGAAAGATTAGAGATGCAACATTTATCTGCTAGACGTCGGCGGAATTTGGAAGCCATTGCTGCTGGCATAGTGCCTCGTCTCAGTAAGGAGCCTGTGATCGTTCTGGCAGATGACAATGGTGACCAGCCTGAAGGTGTGGACCACCTGCTGAAGCGGTTGGTGAAACATGCCAAGGTGGAGGActctaagaaaaagaaaga GTCCATCAAAACAAGGGCCATTGTAGTGCCTGGAGTTATAGAAGAGTGCTCAATTTCAGAGAAAC AGGTAAGCCAACGCTCACTCCTAAAGGAAAAGCTGTTGAGTAAAGTTCGACAGCAACGCAACCGTTCTCGAGAGCAGCGTTATCTGCAACACTGTCTGGACAACGAAGAACTCCCGCCTGATGCCGTTCAGCCAGATGACGCACCGAAGTCTCCATTGGCGCTCGCTGATGAATTCGAAGAAGAAGACAATTCCTTTTCTGATGATAATGACACGTCATCTG GTGGTGAAGAAGAAGATGATAAAAACTCAGACGATGAGGATGTGGTTCTCAAGCACAAAAAGCGAGCAAGCAGAATAAACCCGCTTTCCGACGATGAAGATCAAGAAGATGCAGAAGAGACCGAAAAGGCTTCCGCCGGAAATGTTGAAGACGAAGATGATGACTCCATTGGCGAGCTCCACCTTGAGATGCCCGCTTTTCTCGACACAGAGGATAACATTGACCAGCCAGCAACGGGCGATGAGAATT GTACAGAAAGCTTCTTGGATGCCTCACAACTTGCAAACAGTGACAAGAATGCACAAACACCCCTGATTCGGAAAAGCAGTGCTGTGCGCAGTTTTCAGTCTGATGAAATGGAGCTGTTCAGCCCTCTTACGGGTCTTCCACGGACGCAGTCAAAAACT AATACTCCACAGCAGGGAAATGCTTCTGCATCAAGCAGCTTTCAAGAGAGCCCAGTGTCCTCGACTCTTTCAAGACCTCGGTCCTTGGCTTTTTCTCCATTGACTGGAACTGCCGG GGCTTTGACAGCATGCAGGTCTTTACGAAGGCAGCTTTCAG AGGACTACACGAAGCCCTGGGAAGGCAGCACACCTGCCCCTGTTAATCCGTCTCAAGACATGGATGAGTTGGTCGGCTTATGTTCCGGCAGCTTTGGAGCACG TGCTCAAGCTGATGAGATCGATGAAGATGAAGAAGACTATGACGTGCCCGAAGCCAGCCCTGGTGAACCAAATGAGGAGGACGTCGGAAATGACAGTGAAGTCGAAGACATTCCTGCTGCAAGAGAGCAACCAGCGCTCAA GTTGCAGGACTTCTTTGAGGACGAGGCCGAGCTTTCCGGAAGTGATGTTGGAAGCGACGGTGAAGACGAGGACGACGATGAAGGTGTGCTGGCGGACCTCATAGCTACGGAGAATGAGAAAGAAGACACTGACAAGATCCGGGAAGAAATTGGCCGCTTCCATTT CAAGCAGCTCCTCGATGAGGACAAGCGCGAGTTGAAGATCTACCAGGAGCTGCTCTTGGAAGACGGTGACCTCCACTCCGACGGTGCAGGGCGTCAACGACAGTTTCGTTGGCGAAACTCAG CCACTGATGAGCTGGACCAGCGGCCTGGTTCAGAGGGTGAAGAAGAGGCGCAGGTCGAGACGGAACAGGAGGCAGACGCAACATGGCGGCTGCAGCGCTTGGAGCGAAGACGTTGGCTGCAGGAGCAG GAGTCCACGGAGAGCCCAGACACTCCCGACAGTGCATCCTTCTCCGAGCAGGACTCATTGCTAAGAGCCCCTACAG CGATAGCGAAGCAGGACGTGAAGTTTAGTAATAAACCAGCGGCCAAGAAAGGG GCAATGTGTGGTTCATTCCTGAAGCTAGACTCCGGAGTCCTTGGCCGCATTGCCGAGCGCATCAAGGGTGCCGCTCCAACCGAGGTGGAAGGTTCAGTGACCACAAAGAATTTCGTGTTCAGGGCTGCCGAACAGAAGCCT cAAAAGAAACGACCATCTACCAGTCAGCCCAGCCAGGAATCGAAGAAACCCAAGCTGGTGGAGCTGTCAGAGCAGAGAGAGTTAAAAATCAGTGTCTTCAACTTCATGTGA